The DNA window ggaaaatatttttgataaattaataaaataacattatcctAATGtaagatagttttattaaaactctataaataacacaaacattaatgGAAAATGGAATGTACGTTacctcaatattttatatttttaatacaataaaataaacttaaatgtattttgcttAAAACACTAGGAAGCTACTCTAAATTAAACAGACTGCTTTGAAGATTAACTATTCCCCATGCAGAAATCACTACTGAATCTAGCAGGTCAACTTGCTTTAGATCTACACAAGCGTGTTGTACAATGACGTCACACCGTCACCCGCAGCCCGCGTCGTGCGGTTGCAGcttgttttacttataaatcgGAAACTAATTGACGTATCGAATTAATTCTTtcgctattattttttatttttgacagaaaataTGGAGTGCCAATAATCAAAATTAGTTAACATTCTTCATTATCTTTAGTAAATCAAacatgaaatacataaatctaagctttgtttatctttattcctactttgaTTGGAATGGGctatactaattaaatttaatggatttaaaatctatattatatacaggtaAAATTgaagtaattaattatcaattactatttataattgcaCTGAATTGTTTTCAATCgatttcaatttaaagtatGATAGTAAATAGTACGCATACAGTGAGTTGTAAGTttcaataatcatttgtatgtaACACAATAAAGTTGTAAAAACCCGTACTGTTGACACCAATGAAACCaattatagaaacaaaaaaaataataaaattgacaataaatatattttttttttaacaaatatatatctatatatttatttttaaacgagttAATTCATTTATCAGAATCAGATGACTctgtatataaagttataaaactttaaGAGGTTAAACcagtttaaaaatacttatttagaggttgatattataaaaatgcctaaaaaaaacataaaactaaaaatagattAGACATTATAAACCATTTCTAAAAGTAAAGTATCCTATTTAACCAATATATACTTTacccaaatttaaatatatatatatcttttaccCAAATTTAAGATTTCACATATTGCTTTGAATTGACTTTAACGATTTTCTTCACGTTTTTGAACGTATTTCAATTTAACCGTTGTGACTGACAAGGACAACTgacgtttcatttaaaaacaaaagtaccaataattattactatacagAATTcgttcaaacattttttttatataaatactttattgtgcaaaagtaaaataaacattacttaaGTGTTTTGTGATGAACGACGAaaagacatatttatattaagtaatggAAACTTCCGGTACGAATGCGTAATAGTAGATATCGCGCattgtgaattattttttatttttcgaaatgTGTTCCTCTGATACGAAACTAATAGAAAGGCTTAGACATGAAAATTTGGAGCAATTCTTTACATTAGTGCGCATGCATTTATCTTTTGTTGTAGATATAAACACAGACGAGTAAGTATACCCTGTGAATTAATTCATGTGTGACTgttgaaaagttattaattttattaattattttagtgtcGATTGTTCGACGGATAAACCAAAGCAATTTAGATGgaattttcacaaaaaaacaaaaaactccaATACAAATTCTAGTCAAAATGTTGTTAACACAAAGAAAAACGAAGAGGCAAATTCTATTACTGAAGATGGGATACTTAGGCTTTATGAGCTAATAGAATTCTTATCTAAACCAGATAGTaagtcttatttaataaatgtacttaaatcaatataaaattatctctaATGTACCCGTATTTGACTGGTATGTGGTTAACaaaagtaattgttttaattaattttctagatGTAACTCAAGAGGGTATATTTCGCCGCACTGGCTCACTAAGCCGACAACAAGAGCTACGTCAGCTACTCTTAACTGGTTCAAGTCTTGGTCTTGATGATGGAAAATTCTCTGTGCATGATTGTGCATCAGTTCTTAAGGGATTTCTGGCAGAGTTGCCTCAACCTTTACTAATGGATCAGTATTATCAAACATATTGTACATTAGCTGGTGAGGAGCTTCTAACatcttaaattttgtattattattcaaatataacatgGCTTATTAAGAGTGTCAAAGATGTGTCAAAATtgatttagtttttcttttgtattctttttaaaatagtaattaacttTGTTTCTCTTGTCTTATTCTTGAATGGAATTATGcttcattacaaataaataaacattatttaagaaatatttttataataaatacaccatAAGctcaaaatttacttaaataatataatagctaTGTAGTTTAATTTGAAGTATAAATGTACACTTGACTATTGATATGAAAAAGCTCTTCAAATTTTGTCTATATTTTTGAGGTGCTATTAATAATCTAGTTTCTAGTTTTGTCTAGAAAACATTTtagtaaattcaattaatattttatgaaataataaagtaaatgtttGATTCCAATGCTGATGTTTGCAATGGCGATGACCATTAAGGATGGTAATGGAAGATACTGATGCCAGTTTGCTTGCATAATTAAAAAGATGTGCAAAAACAAATTCATTGTTACACAGTTTCTTCTGAAACCTAGATCTATCAAAATGTATATGGTCtgcaatacatatattttgacaCTGATCTAGCATAGCATAGCTTGTAAGCATTATTACGGTCAGTGGTGGTGTACAAAACTGCGACGCCAGATGTAGATTTCGATCTACTTTCGTGATCTGCAGTGTGCAAAcgtctttataattttacatatgatataaaaacaattctcGGTAAGTCATTACAAAGATTTAATTgcatgaaatttgttttttcagCTCAATATCCTACTCATGTTGACTCATCAGAAACCAAATTGCTGACGGCTTTACAATTACTGCTGTTACTTCTGGCACCTACACACAGGAATTTTCTAGAAAGATTACTCAGTTTGTTGCGCTTAGTAGCCGATAATGAATCTAGTAATAGGATGTCACCAGACACACTGGCAACTATGTTTACACCACATTTGTTGTGTCCAAGAAAAGTAAGTtactttatgttataatttcaatgtgtgtgtgtatgtgtatatgtTTCTTGATGTCAACCTGTTTGCACTGTAATGTCTCCTCTCAAATATCAAGTAGGCACTTGATACTCGTCCGTTCTGGCAATACATCTTGGCATTTTAATCTAACCTGCATTAGAGCAGCACAGTAGAATATGCTAGAAATTTCCACAAAAGAAGAGAAGGCCCAGTAGTGGGATAGGTTATCGACTactgcatattatattatatatcaatagcaATATCATACAGTATCAGTAACATATACAATGTTACTGATACTGTATGATAATGCTAGGCCATAAcccttttaattaattgatttttgagtaaaaaaaaagGGAAATCGTATCTAAGTAgatcaataaaagtaattaatttgtcagtaaaattacagttattatttcgaTTATTCCAGCTATCACCAGAGACCTTCCACGCTGACTCCATAGCTCTCTCTCCTCTTATCAGTTTCATGATACGTCAGTGTCAGCGTCTGTTCGAAGCACCAAAACGATTAGCTACAGACGCGGCTGCATACTTTACGTTACGCGAAAGGAAACGTGCAATGTCTCCAGATGTGGATTTAGATGAGAGCATTACGGACAGGtgagataattaaaattatattgtttagttttattaataggtAAATGTGTGACAagtgtatttatgtaatttttatactaGGTAAACTTAagtagcttaaaaaaaaaataatatcccaAGAACAGattgtagtaaaatatatttaagcgtATCATCAATAATGTTTTTCCTTCGAACTTTAATcgataagaaatttaaattgaatactcattataaaattaacaaaaaatagttttctacTAAATCTTTCGCATAGTTTCTTTGTCGTTATCCATACGAGCGTGGACGTCAATGTGGCGTTCCGTAAGACCCGTGAGTGCGACAGAGCGCGACACACGGGCGTCCCGCTCGCGCGCGTGTCCGTGGAGCTGACGGAGAGCCTGTGCGGTTGCAGGACGGCGGCCAGCACGGTGTTCACGTTCGTGGACCGCGGCCGCACGCGCGCCGAGAACGCCAGCAACCCCACCGACACGGCGCTGGCGCAGCTCTACGCGCACATCCAGGCGCTGCCGGACTCGCAGCACAAGCGACGGCTCGTCAAGCACTTCAACAGGCAGAATGGATACGGTGAGTCGCTAAGCAAGCGAGGAATGAGCTCTCTAGATGACATTGTCAGCCGCAACTAATTATGCTATGCACATATGATTTGTACTTGGCTGCAGTTTTCTAGATTGGGTAAGGTTGACAGTCAAGCTAAAGAGTTTTTAAAGAACTTTTGAGATTAGCGCTTGTTCTCTAACACAAAAAACTAATAGGCTACTAGAAATTCTGTGGTATTAGTATGAATTTAacgtttaaacttaaataactaGCTGTGCCGTGGGATATCCCATCGATATATATGTTACCGTAAATTGCTATCATATTTCACGGTTCACAATTTACAAAagtttacaatctgacgagaaACATTGTAATCTAACTATGTTTGTTATCTTGCAGTGACATATACAccgcaatatttagtattaatatgaTCCAGTTTGACGAGTGAGtcaaccagtgtaactataggcacaaatgtcataataaacatctcagttctcaaaTATCttttgccacctgatggtaaggggcgaccacttaccattaggtggcccatttcccATTCTGCTTTCCGATGccgtaaataaataactaaaattgtgtGCAATGAATAAACTTATAGATTCCACGGAATTGCCGATTTTGGTCAAAATGCTCAATTTACACAACTATTTATGGTCAAATTAGTTGATCAAATGATGCTTGAAGttctatttaacataaataaaatggttttaattCAAACTTAACAAATTACTGTAAATTATACGTATAGTTCAAAACTAGTCTTAAAACTCTGTACCGAAGATCTTGACTGCGtgattaaaaaacatacattaattaattgccGCCACCTTTTAACGCTCAGCTGTAACAAATGTACTTAATactaaagaaataaatgaaaatataaaaataaataacttaattttaataattagtaaagtCAACTCACATCAGAAAAATTGCACATCAATTCTTTCACTCCAAATTTTACCCTTATGGGTACTAAAAGGCTATAACAGtagtattttattcattaaaagaatttCAAACAACGAATTCCATACTTTTATCATTCAAAAATGTTGAACTTTCATATACACTGCTCATTGGAAGATAAAAAAAGGGAATTATAACatctttttttaacttattacacATATGAGTCTAAATACCGATTTTAATTTtcctgacataaaaaaaaaaactaaataaactttCATCTCCTATTAAAACCGCTTCAAAGAAGCTTTTCTCAGTGGTCacgtacttttttaaattgtgatccttataattattgaaattttgctCACCTTTGTGTGGCTGTGACTTGAATGATTTCAGTCaccttaacattttatatatagatatttcttaggaatattatttaaacgtatGTTTTAATTGCCTCGTTGATGTTGAAGCCATTAAGGCTCGTTAGACTAACCAGATCTTCAGTCTTCGAGGTTAAACCCTCAGaaggaaaacattattttaaaatatctttattaatttattgcagGAACACCAATACAAATACAACGGACAGGTAAAGTAGCTGGTTCTAGAAGTTTCGGAGATTCGATCAAGAGGCACATTTTCAACAAGGGATTACTGAACAAGACACCAAAGAAAGGTTCCAGCTCCGTTATTAATACAGTTGAGGAGGTgagattaatcaaatatttatatgtttcttGATATGATCTGcagaattatattgtaattaataaatattactataagtatttgaaacgggatatttaccatgttttttatttttatttggtggatctcgatatttcgacattatctacgaatgtcttgttcacgaacAAGACAAGTTGACGAAGTTGtgtcgagctccaccaaatagaaataaaaaacatggtaaatatcccgtttcaaatacttataataataaaaataaccatattaaattaaaatcttaataaatatggtTTCGTTTTTCGAAACAGCTCTCAACAATCACTTAGCTAAAattatgagtttttattttatgatcgtTTGTCTTAATCGTTAACTCAAAGGTCTGTGTTATAtagtcaataatttaattttgcaatcaTATCGAAACCTCGAAGCATGTCTGTGTAACTAACAAGTTTGTAACATTTGTCTTTGTCCTTCATACGTGTTCGTCTTCTGTCTCTGTCCCTCATTAACTTTCGCTAAAACGACGCTAAACGCATGCGTTACTTTCAGAAACACAAAGGAAAACGATATACCGATGATGGTAAAGTTGACGTGTcccataaaaatatcatattaaagaaTTTAGCTAATAAATTAGTTAGTTCGGAATCTCTGGATGATGACGATTACGATTCGGATGCGAGCAACGAGAGTACGTTATCCGAAGGTGCGTTAAACAAATCTAAAAAACATAGCCCGAAATTCGTATCCGAACCTAATTTAAGTAATCTAGATACAAATGAAGAAACTccaaaaaatacgaaaaagcGAAGTTCAAGACTATTTCGATCCAAAATAATATCTGGAtcacaaaatttaaacaaaaagtacCAAAAACGAAGTACCGTTATACGCAGTACACCGAAGTCTTGCGTGTCGTGCATAGATGATCAAGATTCGGAAAACGATATGCCTTACCCTGAAAAAAGTTTGGAGGATAcaccaaagaaaaataaactttgtacaAACGATATAGAGTTTAAAATGCATTATTTGACAAGTACCCCGGGGATATCTGAAACGGTCTTCGACGAAGATTGTACGACGCCATACACAGTTAACTTTAGAAGAGCATCTATGTCGCCTATAACGAAATCTACCCAAAAATTGTCTAAAGCGATGCAGGTTTGTTGCATGTGTCAATGTTGCTTAAATAATTGCCATGTgcttatatttctaaaaattcatacaaatcACAATCAATTATGTTACGCTATATATAAACTAACGAAAGGCGTTCCCTTTAATCTATActcgtactaatattataaatacaaaagtaattctgtctgcctgttgctctttcacggccaaaccgctgaactgaatttgataatGGTTTTCACTTCTGGTCAACTTTTTGGACTAAGCCGATATTCACGATTACAtggtctataaaatatataacaagaacaaggaaatatgattttttgtaaCACAATAAAGTTTACTGACTTTCAAAATGTagtcgtataatatatatactttaaataattttcacgtCGACATTTTGTAGAAATACGTTATTGTTGACAATGCtgcttgattatttaattatcataataatatattttttagtttttttattaagatagaTACAGTAGTATTTGTATAGATCCTTCGTCCACGACAGCGCtcccctccacgttaaattattattggcgTGCATTGGTACGAGTGAGTTTCACTCGTGCTTACGAGATGTGttggtgtgcgtgagacgactaggagtaaagacagcaaaaattaaaaatacatttattttattaaaacgcctATAATTCACCGCAGAGGGGTGCACCTTCTTGTGTAAATAATGCGTAAATCTAATATAGTCTcctcattcaattaattaaaatgaatataaaacggTTAATATCTATTGAgcatttatgtaaaaaacattctttataGTCGAAAACGAAaatttcctctccctttgagtataAGGTTTATTATAGCTAATTCTTCCACACTGAAATGTGGTGTTAATATTAtcatgagaatatttttttgagagaaaatatttacttacaataaaCGTTAAGCTTTCCAATCGCCATTCGTTAGTCATCATAAAGTATTTACACATTAAATTTAGCTTTAATCTTCGGAATGAatctattaacatttaaaatgcctttattgataattaaaaaaggtcTTCGGTCCATGaactacacaaataaaatatcattaaggaccatttttaagttaattctaCGAAAACTAGGTTAGCTAGGTTACtaaagctacattattcttaaattaactgaatttaaaaaatcggtCCGTTATCTTAggaatgatataaattttaaagtccTGATTCCGTTATAGATTGCTCCATTTTAGtagttcatataaaatttttacactgttttattgaaaaaagttaaaaatggaCAGGACTGGTTATTACTGAAagaatgtttgtattttttaggAATCCATAATGACACCTCGATCTCGTAAACCCTTAATCATAACATCAGAACAACCAGAGAGTTCAGAGCGAAAGGATTTATCGGTTAAATCAGAAATTTACCGATCAATATCTCCCAAGAACGACAGTGATTTTGTATCATCCGATGACGATATGATGTCGAGATCCTCGTTTTCTTGTGGAAGGTAAGTTTTGATTATGAAAATTAACGAAcatgttcaaaataatataattatttaattaaatttttacaggTCAAATCATTCTACAAACGCGTCTCTGCGAATGAAAACACCGTTAGACGCAAGGTCCGATTCGCTATCTGACGTTAGTCTAATACGTTCAGGAGTAACGAGATTTGTTATCAGCCATGAAAAAAGGAATTATGTAGACGAATTAAATACAACTCTATGCGAAGATGTAAATTTACCGAAATTCAAAATAACCCAGGAACCAACGAATTTGGGAACAACAAAATCGTTATCAGAACCGTTCCGAGAATATTTGTTAAGCAGATCTGTGTTAACAGCAACGCCGATCGATCTATCGATTCTTAACAAATCGGACGCAGACGATAAAATCTCGGATTCCCTCATGTATTGTTTGGATGGAAAC is part of the Vanessa atalanta chromosome 10, ilVanAtal1.2, whole genome shotgun sequence genome and encodes:
- the LOC125066766 gene encoding rho GTPase-activating protein 19 isoform X2, which gives rise to MCSSDTKLIERLRHENLEQFFTLVRMHLSFVVDINTDDVDCSTDKPKQFRWNFHKKTKNSNTNSSQNVVNTKKNEEANSITEDGILRLYELIEFLSKPDNVTQEGIFRRTGSLSRQQELRQLLLTGSSLGLDDGKFSVHDCASVLKGFLAELPQPLLMDQYYQTYCTLAAQYPTHVDSSETKLLTALQLLLLLLAPTHRNFLERLLSLLRLVADNESSNRMSPDTLATMFTPHLLCPRKLSPETFHADSIALSPLISFMIRQCQRLFEAPKRLATDAAAYFTLRERKRAMSPDVDLDESITDRTAASTVFTFVDRGRTRAENASNPTDTALAQLYAHIQALPDSQHKRRLVKHFNRQNGYGTPIQIQRTGKVAGSRSFGDSIKRHIFNKGLLNKTPKKGSSSVINTVEEESIMTPRSRKPLIITSEQPESSERKDLSVKSEIYRSISPKNDSDFVSSDDDMMSRSSFSCGRSNHSTNASLRMKTPLDARSDSLSDVSLIRSGVTRFVISHEKRNYVDELNTTLCEDVNLPKFKITQEPTNLGTTKSLSEPFREYLLSRSVLTATPIDLSILNKSDADDKISDSLMYCLDGNVPSDLTSSISNLAVDSNLSDGLRSPLKSLNNVNIDISPNRKRCASASTCDTDNKKIMFDKENINENQFDLRETDL
- the LOC125066766 gene encoding rho GTPase-activating protein 19 isoform X1, whose amino-acid sequence is MCSSDTKLIERLRHENLEQFFTLVRMHLSFVVDINTDDVDCSTDKPKQFRWNFHKKTKNSNTNSSQNVVNTKKNEEANSITEDGILRLYELIEFLSKPDNVTQEGIFRRTGSLSRQQELRQLLLTGSSLGLDDGKFSVHDCASVLKGFLAELPQPLLMDQYYQTYCTLAAQYPTHVDSSETKLLTALQLLLLLLAPTHRNFLERLLSLLRLVADNESSNRMSPDTLATMFTPHLLCPRKLSPETFHADSIALSPLISFMIRQCQRLFEAPKRLATDAAAYFTLRERKRAMSPDVDLDESITDRTAASTVFTFVDRGRTRAENASNPTDTALAQLYAHIQALPDSQHKRRLVKHFNRQNGYGTPIQIQRTGKVAGSRSFGDSIKRHIFNKGLLNKTPKKGSSSVINTVEEKHKGKRYTDDGKVDVSHKNIILKNLANKLVSSESLDDDDYDSDASNESTLSEGALNKSKKHSPKFVSEPNLSNLDTNEETPKNTKKRSSRLFRSKIISGSQNLNKKYQKRSTVIRSTPKSCVSCIDDQDSENDMPYPEKSLEDTPKKNKLCTNDIEFKMHYLTSTPGISETVFDEDCTTPYTVNFRRASMSPITKSTQKLSKAMQESIMTPRSRKPLIITSEQPESSERKDLSVKSEIYRSISPKNDSDFVSSDDDMMSRSSFSCGRSNHSTNASLRMKTPLDARSDSLSDVSLIRSGVTRFVISHEKRNYVDELNTTLCEDVNLPKFKITQEPTNLGTTKSLSEPFREYLLSRSVLTATPIDLSILNKSDADDKISDSLMYCLDGNVPSDLTSSISNLAVDSNLSDGLRSPLKSLNNVNIDISPNRKRCASASTCDTDNKKIMFDKENINENQFDLRETDL